From Coffea arabica cultivar ET-39 chromosome 9c, Coffea Arabica ET-39 HiFi, whole genome shotgun sequence, one genomic window encodes:
- the LOC140014075 gene encoding uncharacterized protein, translated as MAKCSSNFPPSSSSPALMPDSLKPFQTLTGIQQLAESHKFKGWLLDQFGVLHDGKKPYPGAISTLEKLANYGAKMVIISHSSRRACTTLEKLKSLGFDPSLFVGAITSGELTHQHLQRRDDPWFAALGKSCIHMTWKDRGAISLEGLGLQVVENVEEAEFILAHGTEALGLSSGAATPMKLGDLEKVLEECAAKSIPMVVANPDFVTVEARDLPVMPGTLAAKYEKLGGKVKWMGKPDKIIYKAAAEMAAIDPSQCVAIGDSLHHDIKGANAAGISSAFITGGIHATELGLDTFGEIADDSSVVALALRHDAYPSYVLPSFNW; from the exons ATGGCGAAATGCTCAAGTAATTTTCCGCCATCATCATCGTCGCCAGCATTAATGCCGGATAGTTTAAAGCCCTTCCAAACCCTTACTGGCATTCAACAGCTTGCTGAATCTCATAAATTCAAG GGTTGGCTATTGGACCAGTTTGGAGTTCTGCACGATGGGAAAAAACCTTATCCTGGGGCAATTTCCACAT TGGAGAAGTTGGCCAATTACGGTGCTAAGATGGTGATTATAAGTCATTCTTCAAGACGTGCGTGTACTACTTTGGAAAAACTTAAGAGCCTTGGATTTGATCCCTCACTTTTCGTGGGGGCAATCACTAGTGGAGAATTAACACATCAGCACCTTCAAAG GAGAGATGATCCATGGTTTGCAGCTTTAGGAAAGTCCTGCATTCACATGACCTGGAAGGATCGGGGTGCTATATCTCTTGAG GGCTTGGGATTACAAGTTGTGGAAAATGTTGAAGAAGCCGAGTTTATTCTAGCCCATGGAACTGAGGCGCTGGGGCTTTCTTCTGGAGCTGCAACTCCCATGAAATTGGGGGATCTTGAAAAAGTTCTTGAGGAATGTGCAGCTAAAAGTATTCCTATGGTTGTAGCAAATCCAGATTTTGTGACTGTTGAGGCCAGAGATCTGCCCGTGATGCCTG GAACATTGGCAGCCAAATATGAGAAACTTGGCGGTAAAGTGAAATGGATGGGCAAGCCTGATAAG ATCATCTATAAAGCAGCTGCGGAAATGGCTGCTATAGATCCTTCACAGTGTGTTGCCATTGGAGATTCTCTGCACCATGACATAAAAGGTGCAAATGCCGCTGGTATCTCATCAGCATTTATCACTGGTGGGATCCATGCGACTGAACTTGGACTTGATACCTTCGGAGAAATTGCTGATGATTCTTCTGTGGTTGCTCTTGCCTTAAGACATGATGCTTATCCATCATATGTGTTGCCTTCATTCAATTGGTAG
- the LOC140014327 gene encoding probable folate-biopterin transporter 7, whose protein sequence is MVSLIEINEERGGRRRSSRGSNYSSTNGTGAGAQTTTTSRSGSNGSEKMRKLLLGIGFWVQGLRCLPWLGVNFFLKDGLRVDPATSQILQNSATLPMVAKPLYGIISDSYYIFGQRRTPYIAIGAILQSISWLAIAFLSRTSISFFMVTFLLLLGNFGASIVEVANDAIVAETSKQPASSKNSKPSSSGKLQSFVWMASAIGGVAGNLLGGVAIEHFSPQVIFWMFGIILTIQFLITAFIHESFLNLPKTSSSLGIKNQLSELLAALRKPEIFCSIGWFAATYAIVPSLIGTMFYYQTEHLKIESSVLGISKVVGQAAMLLWGVIYEKYLKLAPPRKVISSIQVTLAVFMLSDILFVKGVYRAMGFPDSLYVVVFSGVLEVLFFMKILPFSVLMAQLCPAGCEGSVMAFLMSSIALALIVSGYFGVALASYFSVTGNDFSGLPVALLIQAACTVLPLHWSYFVPDAVKSKTNAKEN, encoded by the exons ATGGTTTCTTTAATTGAGATTAACGAAGAGAGAGGAGGAAGGAGGAGGAGCAGCAGAGGCAGTAATTATAGTTCTACTAATGGTACAGGTGCTGGTGCACAGACTACTACTACTAGCAGGAGTGGTAGTAATGGGAGTGAGAAAATGAGGAAATTGTTATTGGGAATCGGATTTTGGGTGCAGGGATTGAGGTGTTTACCATGGCTTGGGGTGAATTTTTTCCTGAAAGATGGGCTGAGAGTAGACCCTGCTACTTCGCAGATTCTTCAGAATTCTGCTACCTTGCCAATGGTGGCCAAGCCCCTTTATGGTATCATCTCTGATTCATATTATATCTTTGGCCAGCGTCGAACTCCCTATATTGCTATTGGAG CTATTCTACAATCAATTTCTTGGCTTGCTATAGCATTTCTTTCCAGAACAAGTATCTCATTCTTCATGGTCACGTTTCTTCTCCTGCTTGGCAACTTTGGTGCTTCAATAGTGGAGGTTGCAAATGATGCAATTGTTGCAGAGACTAGTAAACAGCCTGCTTCATCGAAGAACTCAAAACCTTCTTCCTCTGGCAAGCTTCAGTCATTTGTCTGGATGGCCTCTGCCATTGGCGGAGTTGCAGGAAACCTCCTAGGTGGTGTTGCTATTGAACATTTTTCTCCTCAAGTAATATTCTGGATGTTTGGCATTATCCTCACAATCCAGTTTCTCATAACTGCTTTCATTCATGAAAGCTTTCTAAACCTCCCAAAGACTTCATCCAGTTTGGGGATAAAAAACCAACTTTCCGAACTCCTGGCTGCACTGAGGAAACCCGAGATCTTTTGCTCAATAGGTTGGTTTGCAGCAACTTATGCCATAGTTCCTTCATTGATAGGCACTATGTTTTACTATCAAACAGAACATTTAAAGATTGAATCATCTGTCTTGGGGATATCTAAGGTAGTCGGTCAGGCAGCTATGCTTCTCTGGGGTGTCATCTATGAGAAATACCTCAAGTTGGCGCCCCCGAGAAAAGTAATCTCATCCATTCAGGTTACCCTGGCCGTTTTCATGCTATCGGACATTTTATTTGTGAAGGGCGTATACAGAGCAATGGGATTTCCAGACTCTCTATATGTGGTGGTTTTCTCAGGAGTTCTTGAGGTTTTGTTCTTTATGAAAATTCTTCCTTTCTCAGTATTAATGGCTCAACTCTGCCCAGCAGGATGTGAAGGATCTGTCATGGCATTTCTCATGTCATCCATTGCCCTTGCCCTCATAGTGAGCGGATACTTTGGTGTTGCGCTTGCTTCCTACTTCAGCGTCACGGGTAACGACTTCTCAGGCCTCCCAGTGGCCCTTCTTATACAGGCAGCATGCACAGTTCTACCACTTCACTGGTCTTACTTTGTTCCTGATGCTGTGAAGTCCAAGACTAATGCCAAAGAAAACTGA